The following proteins are co-located in the Terriglobales bacterium genome:
- a CDS encoding YraN family protein has product MTRLTVRALDGLARLLRRPPAGPAHQITGQRGEEDAYFHLRRNGYVMVARNFRSPRRRGEIDLIGWEGDVLCFIEVKTRTTREVKPAESAVDEAKQREIGAVADEYIRRVAGSPTWRFDVVSVYYDRPDSPPEITLFKNAFAMS; this is encoded by the coding sequence ATGACGCGCCTCACCGTCCGGGCCCTTGACGGTCTGGCCCGGCTGCTGCGGCGCCCACCGGCAGGACCAGCCCACCAAATTACCGGTCAGCGGGGTGAGGAAGATGCCTATTTTCATCTGCGCCGGAACGGCTATGTGATGGTGGCGCGGAACTTCAGGTCACCCAGACGACGCGGTGAGATTGACCTGATTGGCTGGGAAGGCGACGTCCTCTGCTTCATTGAAGTCAAAACCCGCACCACCAGGGAAGTGAAGCCAGCCGAGTCGGCGGTGGACGAGGCCAAGCAGCGCGAAATCGGCGCCGTTGCCGACGAGTACATCCGCCGGGTGGCAGGCTCGCCCACTTGGCGTTTTGACGTAGTCAGCGTTTATTATGACCGGCCTGATTCCCCTCCGGAAATCACTTTATTTAAAAATGCATTCGCAATGTCGTAG
- the iscX gene encoding Fe-S cluster assembly protein IscX has product MTEELRWDDTDELAVALAEKYPDINPREVRLRELCVFVSQLPIFADDPEATNEDQLQTIQDAWYEEYLDRRKSA; this is encoded by the coding sequence GTGACCGAAGAACTCAGATGGGATGACACCGACGAGCTGGCAGTCGCTCTCGCCGAGAAATATCCAGACATAAACCCGCGGGAGGTGCGGCTGCGCGAGTTGTGCGTCTTTGTGAGCCAGCTCCCAATTTTTGCGGACGACCCCGAAGCCACCAACGAGGATCAATTACAGACGATTCAGGACGCCTGGTACGAGGAATACCTGGACCGCCGCAAGTCTGCCTGA
- a CDS encoding MOSC domain-containing protein: MWKGMVVAIHIAANGGEAMNAVDQAKAIAGRGLSEDRYLKRTGTFCQNLGPSNELTFIESEAIEALKRDYGIELAPGESRRNITTSGVPLNHLVGREFRVGQARARGLRLCEPCSYLEKATGKGVIAGLKHRGGLRAQIIADGEIRVGDAIQEA; this comes from the coding sequence ATGTGGAAGGGAATGGTTGTCGCTATTCACATTGCCGCCAATGGCGGCGAGGCGATGAACGCTGTGGACCAGGCGAAGGCTATTGCCGGACGAGGCCTGTCAGAGGACCGGTATCTGAAGCGTACCGGGACCTTCTGCCAGAACCTCGGCCCTTCCAACGAGCTTACCTTTATTGAAAGTGAGGCAATTGAGGCGCTGAAGCGCGACTACGGCATCGAGCTCGCTCCCGGCGAGAGCCGGCGCAATATCACGACCTCAGGTGTGCCATTAAACCATCTTGTCGGCAGAGAATTCCGTGTTGGTCAGGCCCGCGCCCGCGGGTTACGTCTTTGTGAGCCGTGCTCCTATCTTGAAAAAGCAACCGGCAAAGGTGTTATTGCAGGACTGAAGCATCGCGGTGGTTTGCGCGCGCAGATCATCGCGGACGGCGAGATCCGCGTCGGCGATGCGATTCAAGAGGCTTGA
- a CDS encoding iron-sulfur cluster assembly accessory protein translates to MPITDKARTTPARGVQVTERALAEIRNRQASERDGSGLRIAVFGGGCTGLNAEVAFDSPRDHDRLLNFDGVRLLVDPKSFIYVFGLILDYNATELPRGFVLLNSVNSNACGCGTVTAPGS, encoded by the coding sequence ATGCCGATCACTGACAAAGCGAGGACCACCCCAGCTCGCGGGGTGCAAGTTACGGAGCGAGCCTTGGCCGAAATCCGCAACCGTCAGGCCAGCGAACGGGATGGTAGCGGCCTCCGAATTGCAGTCTTTGGCGGTGGCTGCACTGGCCTGAACGCCGAGGTCGCATTTGATTCACCGAGGGACCACGATCGTCTCCTGAACTTCGATGGAGTCCGGCTGTTGGTGGACCCGAAATCCTTCATCTACGTCTTCGGGCTTATTTTGGATTACAACGCAACCGAGTTGCCGCGCGGATTCGTTTTATTGAATTCCGTAAATTCGAATGCCTGCGGCTGTGGGACTGTGACCGCGCCGGGAAGTTGA
- a CDS encoding IS1595 family transposase has protein sequence MDEKKPKSLRDAIRYFGNEDNCIRTVAEMRWPNGIVCPACGHKEHYYLENQRRWKCKECWKQFSAKVGSIFEDSPIPLDKWLIALWMLVNCKNGISSYEVARDLGITQKSAWFVLHRLRLALQEGSIDNKIGGDGGEVEADEAFIGGKPKNMHKSRRLALNQAKNECLRGNTRLIGKTAVMGLLDRQQRKVRATVVPDVKRDTLQNEILKQVERGTQIYTDESTSYMGLTAKYAHQVVNHMEQYVNGRVHTNGLENFWSLLKRGLNGTYVAVEPYHLFRYVDEQVFRYNNRKQGQYRITDLDRFNLALSQIAGKRLTYKEVTGKVGETTV, from the coding sequence ATGGACGAAAAGAAGCCCAAAAGCCTCAGGGATGCAATCAGATACTTCGGCAACGAGGACAATTGCATTCGCACCGTGGCAGAGATGCGCTGGCCAAATGGCATAGTCTGCCCTGCCTGTGGACACAAAGAGCATTACTACCTAGAGAATCAGCGCAGGTGGAAGTGCAAAGAGTGCTGGAAGCAGTTCTCTGCCAAAGTGGGCAGCATTTTTGAGGACAGCCCAATTCCATTGGACAAGTGGCTCATCGCTCTGTGGATGCTGGTGAACTGCAAGAACGGCATCAGCTCATACGAAGTGGCACGCGACCTAGGCATCACCCAAAAATCAGCATGGTTCGTGCTGCATCGGCTCCGCTTGGCTCTACAGGAAGGCAGCATAGATAACAAGATCGGCGGCGATGGCGGCGAAGTAGAAGCAGACGAGGCTTTCATCGGTGGCAAACCAAAGAATATGCACAAGAGCCGGAGACTGGCACTGAATCAGGCAAAGAACGAATGTCTTCGGGGAAATACTCGACTGATCGGAAAAACCGCCGTGATGGGTCTACTAGATCGGCAGCAGCGCAAGGTTCGGGCTACCGTAGTGCCAGATGTTAAGCGCGACACTTTGCAAAACGAGATTCTGAAACAGGTAGAGCGCGGCACCCAAATCTATACCGATGAATCTACTTCGTACATGGGTCTCACTGCCAAATATGCACATCAGGTTGTGAATCACATGGAGCAGTACGTTAATGGCCGCGTTCACACTAACGGTCTGGAAAACTTCTGGAGTCTCTTGAAACGCGGATTGAACGGCACCTACGTGGCAGTAGAGCCTTACCATCTTTTCCGGTACGTGGACGAGCAGGTGTTCCGTTATAATAACCGCAAGCAAGGGCAATACAGGATCACTGATCTCGATAGATTCAATTTAGCGTTATCGCAGATTGCGGGAAAGCGGTTGACCTACAAGGAAGTGACCGGCAAGGTGGGAGAAACGACGGTTTAA
- a CDS encoding response regulator, translated as MDANLPMARVALVVDDSMLIRHTVCRFLEERGFNVEAATNPVEALEFLTRMQPCIIITDMQMPKMSGSEFISELKTRRETSTIPIVILAGRQSGFDEQENRADCVIFKDIDIESQLQTALRVALGDAAAN; from the coding sequence ATGGATGCGAACTTGCCCATGGCCCGTGTGGCGCTTGTGGTGGACGATTCCATGTTGATTCGTCATACCGTATGCCGCTTCCTCGAGGAGCGCGGCTTCAATGTGGAAGCTGCCACCAATCCCGTCGAGGCACTGGAGTTTCTGACCCGAATGCAGCCCTGCATCATCATTACCGACATGCAGATGCCCAAAATGTCAGGCAGTGAGTTCATCTCCGAGTTAAAAACCAGGCGGGAGACATCCACCATTCCGATTGTGATTTTGGCCGGCCGGCAGAGCGGCTTCGATGAGCAGGAGAACCGGGCGGACTGCGTGATCTTCAAGGACATTGATATCGAATCCCAGTTGCAGACCGCGCTCAGGGTGGCGTTGGGCGACGCCGCTGCCAATTAA
- the galT gene encoding galactose-1-phosphate uridylyltransferase has product MRNVVESESTRKDPTYLPELRKDPIVGRWVIISTDRAKRPTDFAREQFKMKGGFCPFCYGNEDKTPPEIQAYRPSQNGGPPLQRDSTGWTVRVVPNKFPALGIEGNLSRQAEGMFDRMNGIGAHEVIIETPDHAATLATLPAKRVEDVLWTFRDRILDLKKDRRFKYILIFKNHGEPAGASLEHAHSQLIALPILPRQVVEELEGAKQYYIYKERCVFCDIIRQEIDTGSRVVAENEDFLTLAPYAPRFPFETWILPKRHESAFENSSSSMFENLAKALRNLLAKADRVLDNPPYNLVIHTSPVQDPNNDHYHWHIEFMPKLTKTAGFEWGTGFYINPTPPEEAARFLREASVELPEMVAAGV; this is encoded by the coding sequence ATTCGCAATGTCGTAGAATCAGAGTCAACCAGAAAGGACCCCACATACTTGCCTGAATTAAGAAAAGACCCCATCGTTGGACGGTGGGTCATCATCTCCACCGATCGTGCCAAAAGGCCCACAGACTTTGCCCGTGAGCAATTCAAAATGAAGGGTGGGTTCTGCCCCTTCTGCTACGGCAACGAAGATAAAACTCCTCCCGAAATTCAGGCCTATCGGCCAAGCCAAAACGGCGGCCCGCCGTTACAGCGCGACAGCACCGGGTGGACAGTTCGGGTGGTGCCCAACAAATTTCCCGCTCTGGGAATTGAAGGCAATTTAAGTCGCCAGGCCGAGGGCATGTTCGACAGGATGAACGGCATCGGAGCGCACGAGGTCATCATCGAGACGCCAGATCACGCTGCCACGCTTGCGACGCTTCCTGCCAAGCGGGTGGAAGACGTGCTGTGGACTTTCCGCGATCGTATTCTCGACCTGAAGAAAGACCGCCGCTTCAAATACATTCTCATTTTCAAGAACCATGGAGAGCCGGCCGGTGCTTCGCTCGAACACGCCCACTCCCAGTTGATCGCTCTGCCCATTCTGCCGCGGCAGGTTGTGGAAGAACTCGAAGGCGCGAAGCAATACTACATTTACAAGGAACGCTGCGTGTTCTGCGACATCATCCGCCAGGAGATTGACACCGGTTCGCGCGTAGTGGCCGAGAATGAAGACTTCCTGACCCTGGCGCCTTACGCTCCGCGTTTTCCCTTTGAAACCTGGATTCTCCCAAAGCGCCACGAATCCGCATTTGAGAACTCTTCGTCCAGCATGTTCGAGAATCTCGCCAAGGCGCTCAGGAACCTTCTGGCCAAAGCGGACCGCGTGCTCGACAATCCGCCTTACAACCTCGTGATCCACACTTCGCCAGTGCAGGATCCCAATAACGACCACTATCACTGGCATATCGAGTTCATGCCCAAGCTGACCAAGACGGCCGGATTTGAGTGGGGAACTGGGTTTTACATCAATCCCACGCCGCCCGAAGAGGCCGCGCGATTCCTACGCGAGGCGAGCGTGGAACTTCCTGAAATGGTTGCTGCGGGAGTTTAG
- a CDS encoding RelA/SpoT domain-containing protein, which produces MSCLKSQSLIPSPPPQDSKVITFPSAMAYVPPKFGKGQIDAAGRRLATGSLQEDILENPVSDLVIINNWRSCHSFPLNSFHVTLRGRAIKLDRRAVTAQRIKRLSSIAAKLARFPRMELSQMQDIGGCRAVVNSAAVVRRLVDVYKKSAGKNLNRAEFVREYDYIASPKKDGYRGVHLVYKYRSPAKRHRVYNGLRIEIQLRSQLQHTWATAVETVGTFIGQALKSSQGEEKWLRFFALMSTYIAIKERSPLVEDTPSDAVELRRQLSEYAEQLDAIRHLELYAAAVDAPERIGATRGQHYFLLELDPSQRKIRITSYKPDELGRASGDYLRIEREILGGSTWRDAVLVSVKSFAALKRAYPNYFLDTHRFIQLVTEALGPKPSPDPTSS; this is translated from the coding sequence TTGTCGTGCCTCAAAAGTCAATCCCTGATTCCCTCGCCGCCGCCACAAGACTCAAAGGTAATAACCTTCCCAAGCGCAATGGCTTATGTGCCACCCAAATTCGGAAAAGGGCAAATAGATGCTGCTGGACGGCGGCTGGCTACCGGCAGCTTGCAAGAAGATATCCTCGAAAACCCAGTCAGCGATCTTGTAATAATCAATAATTGGCGCTCATGCCACAGCTTTCCCCTGAACTCTTTTCATGTGACTCTACGTGGACGCGCAATCAAACTGGATCGCCGAGCAGTCACCGCGCAGCGCATAAAGCGTTTGTCCTCAATCGCCGCAAAACTTGCTCGGTTCCCTCGCATGGAACTATCCCAAATGCAGGACATTGGCGGTTGTCGTGCGGTAGTGAATAGCGCCGCTGTTGTTAGGCGTTTGGTGGACGTTTACAAAAAGAGTGCAGGCAAAAACCTAAACAGGGCAGAATTCGTAAGAGAATACGATTACATCGCATCTCCAAAGAAGGACGGATACCGCGGTGTTCACCTCGTTTACAAATATCGCAGTCCGGCTAAACGGCATAGGGTCTATAACGGCCTGCGAATTGAAATTCAATTACGCTCGCAACTTCAACACACTTGGGCCACCGCCGTTGAAACCGTGGGTACGTTCATTGGGCAGGCTTTGAAGTCGAGTCAAGGAGAAGAAAAGTGGTTACGTTTTTTCGCTTTGATGTCAACCTACATTGCTATAAAGGAACGCAGCCCATTGGTTGAAGATACGCCGTCTGATGCTGTCGAGTTACGCCGCCAATTGAGCGAATATGCTGAACAGCTCGATGCTATACGGCACTTGGAATTGTACGCGGCCGCGGTGGATGCACCGGAGCGCATAGGAGCCACTAGAGGTCAACATTACTTTCTTCTAGAACTAGACCCGTCGCAGCGGAAAATACGGATTACTAGCTATAAGCCTGACGAGTTGGGTCGGGCTTCAGGAGATTATTTAAGGATTGAACGCGAGATTTTAGGGGGTTCAACTTGGCGCGATGCGGTACTGGTTTCTGTCAAATCTTTCGCGGCGCTTAAACGAGCATATCCAAACTATTTCTTGGATACTCATCGCTTCATTCAGTTGGTTACCGAGGCCCTGGGGCCAAAACCATCTCCAGACCCTACTTCGTCTTGA
- a CDS encoding IscS subfamily cysteine desulfurase, whose protein sequence is MAAPSKPAVKLPIYMDNHATTPVDPRVLEEMLPFFTKRFGNAASRNHEFGWTADEAVEDGRRRIADLIGAAPDEIIFTSGATESDNLAIKGIAGQYRHKGNHVVTAVTEHKAVLDSCKRLEKEGYEVTYLPVRSDGLIDIDGLDRAITDGTILVSIMAANNETGVLQPIEEIGRMCEERGVLFHSDATQAVGKVPIDVEREQVDLLSISAHKMYGPKGVGALYVRRHTRRNREPVRLSALIDGGGHEHAMRSGTLNVPGIVGLGKACAICAEEVFQERGRLTTLRDRLKDRICGRLDGVYINGSMERRLPGNLNVAFEGVDGEALLVALNDVAVSSGAACTSDKIEPSYVLRALGIGDELAASSIRFGIGRFNTDAEVEYVADRVCEVVGQLRELSPTFEESTHRVSATK, encoded by the coding sequence ATGGCTGCTCCATCCAAGCCGGCTGTGAAGTTGCCCATCTACATGGACAACCATGCCACCACGCCAGTTGATCCTCGCGTGCTGGAGGAGATGCTGCCCTTTTTCACAAAGCGCTTTGGCAATGCTGCCAGCCGTAACCACGAATTTGGGTGGACTGCAGATGAGGCGGTCGAGGACGGTCGCCGCCGAATTGCCGACCTCATCGGGGCAGCGCCCGACGAGATTATCTTTACCTCCGGGGCAACAGAGAGCGACAACCTGGCAATAAAGGGCATTGCCGGACAGTACAGACACAAGGGAAATCACGTGGTGACTGCGGTGACTGAGCACAAGGCGGTGCTCGACAGTTGCAAGCGCCTGGAAAAAGAGGGGTACGAGGTCACGTATTTGCCGGTCCGCAGTGATGGGTTGATTGACATTGATGGGCTTGATCGGGCGATCACCGACGGGACGATCCTGGTCAGCATCATGGCAGCGAACAACGAGACGGGAGTGCTGCAGCCAATCGAGGAAATTGGCCGCATGTGTGAGGAGCGGGGTGTGCTCTTCCATTCCGATGCGACCCAGGCTGTGGGCAAGGTTCCCATAGATGTCGAAAGAGAGCAGGTGGACTTGCTCTCCATTTCCGCGCACAAGATGTATGGACCGAAAGGGGTGGGCGCGCTTTACGTGCGGCGGCACACCCGCAGGAACCGTGAGCCGGTCCGGCTTTCTGCGCTTATCGATGGCGGAGGCCATGAGCATGCAATGCGCTCGGGAACATTAAATGTTCCGGGGATTGTGGGATTGGGCAAAGCGTGCGCCATTTGCGCCGAGGAAGTGTTCCAAGAGAGGGGTCGGCTGACCACGCTGCGCGACCGGCTGAAGGACAGGATCTGCGGGCGACTGGACGGTGTTTACATTAATGGCTCCATGGAGCGACGTCTTCCCGGCAACCTGAATGTCGCTTTCGAAGGCGTGGACGGCGAGGCGTTGCTCGTCGCACTTAATGACGTTGCGGTTTCAAGCGGCGCGGCCTGCACGTCCGACAAAATCGAGCCGTCCTACGTGCTCCGCGCCCTGGGGATCGGCGATGAACTGGCCGCAAGCTCGATCCGCTTCGGTATAGGCCGCTTTAACACGGATGCCGAGGTGGAGTATGTTGCCGACCGAGTCTGCGAGGTAGTGGGGCAACTTCGCGAGCTTTCGCCAACATTCGAGGAGAGCACACACCGCGTCTCAGCGACGAAGTGA
- a CDS encoding lmo0937 family membrane protein, giving the protein MLWTIFVILLIAWILGLVGTYQIGAFVWLLLVAALIVLVLQLVTGRRPVA; this is encoded by the coding sequence ATGCTTTGGACAATCTTTGTAATCTTGTTGATCGCCTGGATTCTGGGCCTGGTTGGAACCTATCAGATTGGCGCGTTCGTGTGGTTGCTCCTGGTAGCAGCGCTGATCGTGCTGGTCCTGCAATTGGTGACCGGCAGACGACCTGTGGCGTGA
- the tsaD gene encoding tRNA (adenosine(37)-N6)-threonylcarbamoyltransferase complex transferase subunit TsaD, with protein sequence MADTYILGIESSCDETAAAVVRSGEQVVSNVVFSQFATHGPYGGVVPELASREHLRAIVPVVRQALEDAHQTYQSVDALAVTQGPGLAGALLVGISYAKALAFALEKPLIAVNHLEGHIHAVLLEERQKGNRELAFPVLALVVSGGHTHLYLANQRNQGWSYENVGHTRDDAAGEAFDKVAKLLGLGYPGGPVIDKLARFGDAGAVKFPLSQIKHPDRREKDAPQKGGPRNIDFSYSGIKTSVLRYVETHDMRSSIEARQRALSATKPSIEELRASCDRQTLDLVASFQRAMVNDLVQKTLTAAREFEAATLFVTGGVAANQELRQTFEDRAAREGLPVYFPSRPLSTDNAAMIAAAAYPKFVSGDFSNRELSAEASLRLK encoded by the coding sequence GTGGCAGACACCTACATTTTGGGCATTGAAAGCTCTTGCGACGAGACTGCTGCGGCGGTGGTGCGCTCAGGTGAACAAGTGGTCTCGAACGTCGTGTTTTCCCAGTTCGCCACGCACGGACCGTACGGCGGAGTGGTGCCCGAGCTGGCTTCGCGCGAGCACTTGCGCGCGATCGTGCCGGTGGTCCGCCAGGCCCTCGAAGATGCCCACCAGACCTACCAGAGCGTTGATGCGCTCGCCGTCACTCAGGGACCCGGCCTCGCGGGCGCGCTGCTGGTGGGGATCAGCTATGCAAAGGCGTTGGCATTCGCGCTGGAAAAGCCGCTGATCGCGGTCAACCATTTGGAGGGGCACATCCACGCGGTACTGCTCGAGGAAAGGCAGAAAGGAAATCGTGAGCTGGCGTTTCCGGTGCTGGCGCTGGTGGTTTCAGGAGGCCACACCCATCTTTACCTCGCCAACCAGCGGAATCAAGGTTGGAGTTATGAGAATGTCGGCCACACCCGGGATGATGCCGCCGGCGAAGCCTTCGACAAAGTCGCTAAGCTGCTGGGCTTGGGATATCCCGGCGGGCCAGTCATAGACAAGCTGGCCCGCTTTGGGGACGCCGGCGCCGTCAAATTTCCGCTGTCGCAAATCAAACATCCGGACCGGCGTGAAAAAGATGCTCCCCAAAAAGGCGGCCCTCGGAACATTGATTTTTCTTACAGCGGAATCAAAACCAGCGTGCTGCGCTACGTTGAAACTCACGATATGCGCAGCAGCATTGAAGCACGTCAGCGGGCGCTTTCTGCAACTAAGCCCTCGATTGAGGAGCTGCGCGCCTCATGCGATCGGCAGACGCTCGATCTTGTGGCGTCCTTTCAGCGCGCCATGGTAAACGACCTGGTGCAGAAGACCCTCACAGCCGCCCGCGAATTCGAGGCGGCAACGCTTTTCGTCACCGGCGGTGTGGCCGCCAATCAGGAACTGCGGCAGACGTTTGAAGATCGTGCCGCCCGAGAAGGGTTGCCGGTGTATTTCCCTTCCCGTCCGCTCTCCACCGACAACGCTGCCATGATTGCGGCAGCGGCGTATCCCAAATTTGTTTCCGGTGATTTCTCGAACCGTGAGCTTTCCGCGGAAGCGTCGTTGCGACTGAAGTAA
- a CDS encoding Xaa-Pro peptidase family protein: MKALFCRALILVCLCSLISLRPVLAQYTDPAVINDLGGPQEFARRRQELAKQMKQGILVLFARTQEPESSHYREDNDFFYFTGVADPGAVMVMNASDAKTTIFEPAQSPRIKQVYGPNLLSLSPDERQKFGYSVVMPVTDLDTFLTFMLSRGSELWLRMGFADKADGARPEVGRDYAAEYAHPYGEFLPGDRSALKKLAERYPSAHQNDATPLIDAMRNIKTASEITVLRRNGKLSAEGIRQAIAHAHPGMFEYQIEAQADFVFRNGGAQGWAYPAIVSSGDKVNTWHYFSDRQQIPSGTLVVFDFAADLDHETMDITRTFNISGKFPPEQAKWYQADLEAQKATIALLRPGHTYEEAAAAGKAVYEKNGIGNQWSETFPFPGHFVGLATHDVLRPQGPVKAGQVVTVEPIIEFPEKHLHFRVEDTVLITEGDPEILSSGVPKEMADVEKLVGSAK; the protein is encoded by the coding sequence ATGAAAGCTCTTTTCTGCCGCGCATTGATCTTGGTGTGTCTCTGTTCGCTGATCTCGCTTAGACCGGTTCTTGCTCAGTACACCGATCCAGCCGTCATTAATGATCTTGGCGGGCCGCAGGAGTTTGCCCGCCGCCGTCAGGAACTTGCGAAGCAAATGAAGCAAGGAATTCTGGTCCTGTTTGCGCGCACCCAGGAGCCCGAGTCCAGCCACTATCGTGAAGACAACGATTTTTTCTATTTCACCGGAGTCGCCGATCCCGGCGCCGTGATGGTAATGAATGCCAGTGACGCGAAGACCACCATCTTTGAGCCGGCGCAGAGCCCGCGAATCAAGCAGGTTTATGGACCTAACTTGCTCTCACTTTCGCCCGATGAGCGGCAGAAATTCGGGTATTCGGTTGTGATGCCGGTCACTGACCTGGATACCTTTCTCACCTTTATGTTGAGCCGTGGATCCGAACTCTGGCTTCGAATGGGTTTTGCCGATAAAGCCGATGGCGCGCGCCCCGAGGTCGGTCGGGACTACGCCGCCGAATACGCCCACCCCTATGGCGAATTCCTTCCCGGTGACCGTTCTGCCTTGAAGAAGCTGGCGGAACGCTACCCCTCTGCGCACCAGAACGACGCGACCCCGCTGATTGACGCCATGCGCAACATAAAAACGGCGTCGGAGATCACCGTGTTGCGTCGCAATGGGAAGCTGAGCGCGGAAGGCATCAGGCAGGCCATAGCTCATGCTCATCCGGGAATGTTTGAGTATCAGATCGAAGCTCAGGCCGATTTTGTGTTTCGCAATGGCGGCGCGCAGGGCTGGGCATATCCGGCCATTGTCAGCTCTGGCGACAAGGTGAATACGTGGCACTACTTTAGCGATCGTCAACAGATCCCATCTGGCACTCTAGTGGTTTTCGACTTCGCCGCTGACCTGGATCACGAGACCATGGACATCACTCGCACCTTCAACATCAGTGGGAAGTTCCCACCCGAGCAGGCCAAGTGGTACCAGGCGGATTTGGAAGCGCAAAAGGCCACCATCGCGCTGCTCCGGCCGGGGCACACTTACGAAGAGGCGGCGGCCGCTGGCAAGGCGGTGTATGAGAAGAACGGCATCGGCAATCAATGGAGTGAGACGTTCCCCTTCCCTGGTCACTTCGTCGGTTTGGCGACTCACGACGTGCTTCGGCCGCAGGGGCCTGTAAAGGCTGGCCAGGTTGTGACCGTTGAGCCAATTATCGAGTTTCCCGAGAAGCACTTGCATTTCCGGGTAGAAGACACGGTGCTGATCACCGAGGGCGATCCGGAGATACTTTCGTCTGGCGTACCCAAGGAAATGGCCGATGTGGAAAAGTTGGTCGGCAGCGCGAAGTGA
- a CDS encoding Panacea domain-containing protein, producing the protein MHYIKLVKILYLIDREALNRWGVPVTTDSYASMKNGPVVRNILDLITKKDLPKPTWASYISEPLGDSEVELRADVNPPTDQLSRAEEKLIQEVYKQYGHKNRWDIIDNYMHKLPEWHDPKGSSFPIRIRQILEALGQNQEEINATLRELRSMRTAEEILSLAP; encoded by the coding sequence ATGCACTACATTAAGCTCGTTAAAATTCTTTACCTCATTGATCGTGAGGCCCTAAATCGTTGGGGTGTACCTGTCACCACGGACAGCTATGCATCCATGAAAAACGGGCCCGTTGTCAGGAACATTCTCGATCTCATCACAAAGAAAGACCTGCCAAAGCCTACATGGGCAAGCTATATTTCTGAGCCCTTGGGAGATTCAGAGGTGGAACTTCGCGCCGATGTGAACCCCCCAACTGATCAGCTTTCACGTGCCGAAGAGAAGCTTATACAAGAGGTTTATAAGCAATATGGGCATAAGAATCGCTGGGACATAATTGATAATTACATGCACAAGCTTCCAGAATGGCATGATCCAAAGGGCAGCTCATTTCCAATACGTATTCGCCAGATATTGGAAGCTCTTGGGCAAAACCAAGAAGAAATCAATGCCACTCTGCGGGAACTCCGCAGCATGAGAACCGCCGAAGAGATACTCTCTCTCGCTCCCTAA